In the Magnolia sinica isolate HGM2019 chromosome 15, MsV1, whole genome shotgun sequence genome, one interval contains:
- the LOC131228165 gene encoding THO complex subunit 7B-like, which produces MLVKGRKVAGREEMLPPYAFDPREDDVIIRHRLLTRTTTTRGEPPLKKLQKKFMSFALDIEKDADNYSDCERLYKAFLQEMNTFELPLLKSKAVIDANLREKENFNELQDEIHRQILQAQADIEDLKRQLEESKIERQHKEECEAIRRLIGLQPPRSETQKTISDLEKEIASLEAENAAGSRTLELRKKQFSLLLHVVDELQNTIEEEQKNLAEELRIAMEERKNSMEDASGGSEAMAVD; this is translated from the exons ATGTTGGTAAAAGGAAGAAAAGTTGCTGGTAGAGAAGAGATGCTTCCACCTTATGCTTTTGATCCTCGTGAAGATGATGTGATAATCAGACACCGCCTCCTCACTCGGACTACAACCACAAGGGGCGAACCTCCGCTGAAGAAGCTTCAGAAAAAATTCATGTCTTTTGCCCTTGATATTGAGAAGGATGCTGACAATTACAGTGACTGCGAGAGGCTGTACAAAGCCTTTTTACAGGAGATGAACACCTTTGAGCTGCCACTCCTTAAGAGCAAGGCGGTTATTGATGCAAACCTTCGAGAGAAGGAGAACTTCAATGAGCTGCAGGATGAAATACATCGTCAAATCTTGCAGGCGCAGGCTGACATCGAAGATCTGAAGAGGCAACTTGAGGAGAGTAAGATTGAGAGGCAACACAAGGAGGAGTGTGAGGCAATCAGGAGATTGATTGGTCTTCAGCCGCCAAGGTCAGAGACCCAGAAAACTATCTCGGATCTTGAGAAGGAGATTGCTTCTTTGGAGGCTGAGAATGCTGCTGGGTCAAGGACACTGGAGCTTCGGAAGAAGCAGTTCTCTCTTCTGCTGCATGTG GTAGATGAATTGCAGAATACTATAGAGGAGGAGCAGAAGAACTTAGCAGAGGAGCTGAGGATTGCAATGGAAGAGCGAAAGAATAGCATGGAAGATGCCAGTGGTGGTTCAGAAGCGATGGCTGTAGATTAA